A window of Flavobacterium branchiarum genomic DNA:
ATGCAGTTTTTGAATATCAAAGAATGCTACATGAAACTCGATGCTAAAACTCCCGAGATTCATTACCGTGGTGGAAAAATATTGAATCAATTTGATGCTATTATTCCACGTATTCGTCCTAGCATTACTTTTTACGGTTGCGCATTAACTCGCCAGTTTGAAGCTTTGAAAGTTTTTTGTTTGAATTCTGCTTCAGCAATAACGCAATCACGTGATAAATTGTATTCATTGCAATTGCTACTAAACAGCGGTATCGATATTCCGACAACTGGTTTTGCTAATTCTCCTTTAGATACCGACGATTTAATTAAAATGGTTGGAGGTTCGCCTTTAATCGTAAAATTATTAGAAGGTACTCAAGGTAAAGGCGTTGTATTAGCCGAAACAAAAAAGGCTGCTGAAAGTGTTATCAATGCATTTAAAAGCTTAAACGCTAACATTCTAGTACAAGAGTTCATTAAGGAAGCAAACGGTAAAGACATTCGTTGTTTTGTAATCGACGGAAAGGTTGTTGCGGCTATTCAGCGTGAAGCTATGCCAGGCGAATTTAGAGCCAATATCCATTTAGGTGGAACAGCATCGATTTTAAAAATAACAAGCGAAGAAAAAAGAATCGCTATTAAAGCAGCCAAAGCAATGGATTTAAAAGTTGCTGGGGTTGATATTATCCGTTCATCAAAAGGTCCTTTATTGCTTGAAGTAAACTCTTCTCCCGGATTAGAAGGAATTGAAGGCGCTACCAATAAAGACGTGGCAGGTGAAATGATAAAAGCTATTGAGAAGAACTTTAGACTTAAGTAGTTTTTAGTCGCAGTCTCAGTATTCAGTTTTCAGGCTTTGTTTGCGGTTAGATCGAGCTTAGTCGCAGTCACAGTTGCAGTTTTCAGGCTTTGTTTGCGGTTAGATCGAGCTCAGTCGCAGTCGCGGTTTACAGTTTTCAGGCTTAGTTTGTGGTTAGATCGAGCTCAGTCGCAGTCGCGGTTTGCAGTTTTCAGGCTTAGATTGCGAGCTTTGTTTGTGATTACTGTACTGTAAACTGAATACTGAGACTTGAGACTGAAAACTGAGACTGAAAACTGAGACTGAGACTGAAAACTGTAAACTGAATACTGCGACTGCAAACTGCGACTGAAAACTGAGACTGAAAACTGCGACTGAAAACTGAAAACTGAGACTAAATACTGCGACTGATAACCGCAAACCGAACACTGAGACTGTAAACTGCGACTGTAAACTGAGCACCGCGACTGAAAACCGAGACTGTAAACTAAACACTCTAAAACATGAACCCCTATCTTGATATTGTTATCAGAAGTGCTTCAGTGTACTTTTTCATGGTAATTGCATTGCGTATTTTTGGAAAAAAAGAACTATCTCAGCTTAATACTGCCGATGTGATTCTGATTTTACTAATTAGTAACGCTGTTCAGAATGCTATGGTGGGGAGCGATACGAGTCTTTTGGGCGGACTTGCAGCGGCTGCGGTTTTGTTTGTCATTAACTACGTCCTCAAAAAACTTACTTATAAATCTAAATTTCTGCATAATCTTTTGCTAGAAAAACCAGAAGTATTGGTTCATAACGGACATATCGATTTTAAATCATTGAGCAAATTAAACATCACATCCGACGAACTCGAGGAAGCAATGCGCGAACATGGCGTAGCGCATTATAAAGATGTGAAATTAGCGATGTTGGAGATCGATGGCACAATTAGTATTATTTCGCAAGACAAAGAGCATTTAAAGCAAACGATATATAAACGAAAACACAATCATAAGAATTTTCAGAAGTAGTTAGTAGACAAGTCGAAAGTTTAAAACCTAACCTTATATATCAATATCAACCAATTAGCAAAACTATATTTAAAGCTATACCGAATAAATCTCTCGCAAAGTCGCCAAGTTGCAGTTTTAAAAAGTTGTTTTCTTAGCGACTTAGCGACTTTTCGTGAAAAATTTTAGTCATAATTGACTTAGAAAAGTTTGCCCAATAGCTATTGTGATAATTTACATTTAAACACAAAACATGGCATTTGCAACGATATACAAAATATACTAAAACTGTAATTTACAGAGCAAATACTGTTTTTTTACAAGTATTTTGTTACCTTTAACTCTTTAGATTATTATAATTTTGATACCATGACACACAATAATAGCGACCAAAAAATACACCAAGGCAGAAATATAAAACGTTTCCGTGAAATGTTAGGCATAAAGCAAGAAGTACTTGCATTTGAACTTGGCGAAGACTGGAACCAAAAGAAAATATCTCTATTAGAACAAAAGGAAGCTATAGAAACCAATATATTACAACAAGTATCTCAAATACTTAAAATACCTGTAGAAGCCATTGAAAACTTTGATGAAGAACAGGCAATAAATATTATAGCTAGTAATTTTCATGGTGATGCAGTTGCATATGCAGAAAACTACAAATGTACAATCAATCCTATCGACAAAATAATCGAACTTCATGATGAGAAAATTGCTCTTTACGAACGCATGCTTAAAGAAAAAGACGAAATGATGTTGAGGTTAGAGAAGCTGATTCAAAACAAATAAACAACATTGCAAAATATATAAAGAGCTTAACCTTTGGTTAGGCTTTTTTTTGACTGATTTATTATTATTATTATTAATTAGCAATCCGTACATTTTACATCAATAATCAACAACATTTTTCTATAATGTTGATTTATTCACTAAATCACACACATAAATCAACAAACTATTTAATATGTTTGCTAAGCTGATTTACGGAATATTCCTGTTGTTTTTTTTTTATGCAATAGGAGTGTAAAAAGTTTTGCAAAGTGAGAAGTTATGCCCAATTTATTAATACTGCTCTAGTATTATTCTAGTTGAAATAAATTTGTTTTAAAAAAAATCAATTCGTACATTTACATTAAATTAAATCTACAGAGTTTATGAAACTATTCAAAAAAATAAACAGATGGCTTGAAAGAACTGAAAAATCAGACATAAAAAGAGTTAGAGTTACTTCCTCTGGTGCTTTCTATATGAAAAGTGAAGATTTATTTGATAATAACCAAGAAGCTTTAGAATTAATTGAAAAATTAGATAAATCTGTATCTAATTTCAAAAAAGCTAATTCTAAAAAGTTCGCTCTTACTGAATAATGCTTCGTTTCGACCTTATACTTCTACCTTTATTAGCTGGTTATATTTTTCTTTTTACTTTTAACCTGACTAAATTTTACAATATTCGAGTTGATCGACAAAGACTAATATTTAATTCATTATTATGTTCTGTTTTTGTTTCGATTATAGCCTTCTTAATAGATTTTTATATTTTAAAATCCGAAAACTCTTTTTTATTTTTTAAACCATTTATTGAACATAGGAACTATTTCAGTAACCTAATTAACGATATTATTGGAAAAGAAAACATAATATTTGGATTCAAACATTCCCTACTAATTTTATTACTAGCCTATCCTTTAGCCAAATTTTTCAATCTATTTTGTTATAGAAAATTAGCATTCGATTTCACTATTAGAAAATTTGGTACTCAATTAGATCGACTATTTTGGTTCTCATTAACTGAAAAAAAAGACGAAGATAAACTGTTAATGATTACAACAAAAAGCAACAAAGTATATATTGGTTATGTAAATAAAATATCCGAACCATTGAGTGAATCTTATATTAGAATAATCCCAAATTATAGCGGATACAGAGACAAAGAAAAATTAACAATAGATATTACTACAAAATATACGGATGTCATTAAAGATTATCTTAAGAGAAACAAAAAGAAAGAAATTGATGAAAAATTAGGCATAATACTACCTGCTTCAGAAATTTTAATTGTTTCCAAATTTGACGCAGATATTTTCGGAAGATTTAACTCGAATGAAGAGACCCAAGAAGAAATAGCAGAAACTAATTCTCAAAAAATTTTCAGAAATTTATCAAATCTATTTACTGATTTATTAAAATAAATTACAACAAAATAGCTAGTCTAAATCGATAAATCTAAGATTGACAAGTCTTTACCATCATAAGTTTTTCATATTTCCTTTTTCGTAATTTAGTTAATAATAAATGGCTTAGTTTTATTAAATTTAGACTTTGTTATTAACTACAATCACCAAGCCGAGGCTCGTCGTCCATCGTATCATAACAAACATCACTTTTAATCTTTAACCTTATTACATTACAAATAAAATTAAATATATTTTACATTTCGAACGTGAAATTTCGGAATAATAAAAACAATAATTTCAATACCCGCAAGGTCAAAAAAAGATCTTTCAGAAAAACATAAAATAAAAAAGAGAAGATAATTTTATCGGAAATTATCCTCTGTTTTTTTTATAAAATCATTTTAAGAATCTAAAGCTAAATCTTTAATTGTCGTATTTGTTAAACCAAACGGCCTGAGTCTGAGGTTAAGGTTTACCAAAATATAATCCTTCTCTTTTGGAAATCTCTCGGCAATGTTTTTATAATGTTTCAGAAGCCTCTTATCTTCTACTCCATTTAAGGCTTGTAGCGCTGTATGAAGAACCCTGTTTGAAGCATCATTCAATCCTACGATAAAAGTATCTAAATAACTGTTTTTGTTACTTAATTGCCCAAGCATATAATAAGTTGTAACTCGTATTTCTTCATTATCATTTTTAGTAAAAGGAATTATAAGATATCCGTAATCGATATTCATTTCTTTTAATAAATAAACACAGAATCTAAAAGTTTCATCGTCGTTTATAGATTCAATATTCGATTCGATAACCCCAAGCCAATCGGTGCTTTTGTCTTTTGCATACCAAAACACAAACTGTAAAACATCTAACAAGCTCACATCTGCAAAATCTATTAGATAAGGAAAAGCGCGTTCGTAATCAAACTTTGTTAGTATTTGCAATAACTCTGTTTGCACCTCAACATCGTTTATTCTAAACTCTTCTTCAATTGTATCTAATATAGCTGGAGCTAACTTTTGCTTCTTTAAAATCCCTGTCAGACAATCTTTCCTAGTTTCATTGTCTGAAGTCGAAAAGTAGGCCTCTAAAATATCCAACGCTGAACCTCCCATGCTATATCCGAACCAGCCTGCTGTTTCTTGCATCAAATCTTCAGAAATCACTTCGTCAAGCCATCTTTCGTACCAATCTAAAAAATTTGATTCGAATGTAAATTGAGGCGTATATCTTTCTGTATTAATATTTACAACTCTTCCCTTAAATTCTCCATTTAAAACAATCGCATGATAGCTAGAACAGCCTTGCGTACCAATTGGCAAGATTCCTCCATATATTTTCCCTAGTTCAATATTGTAATCTTCATCCGAGATTTCATCTTCTTCTATTTTTTCAGTGAGGTTTTCCCAATCTTCATCGGTCATTTTAGGATGTAATATACAATCACCTTTTAAATACTCTTTAGGATTTTCAGTGATGAATTCATTAACTCCTTTTCCCAAAGGGTAAATTCCGTAAAAAGGTCCTGCTCCCGATGA
This region includes:
- the rimK gene encoding 30S ribosomal protein S6--L-glutamate ligase: MLQNKVILGSEEWCSFPELGIPTIKARVDSGAKTSAMHAINIAPFIKNDASWVKFDINPIQNNTKTIIHCEAPLVDKRVVKSSSGFREQRYVIQTSLKIGDIKWPIEMTLTNRDSMGFRMLLGREAMSGRVLVDPEEKYLLGQPTSDALKELYQNSEKATSGLRIGLLASNPELYSNKRIMEAGEMRGHDMQFLNIKECYMKLDAKTPEIHYRGGKILNQFDAIIPRIRPSITFYGCALTRQFEALKVFCLNSASAITQSRDKLYSLQLLLNSGIDIPTTGFANSPLDTDDLIKMVGGSPLIVKLLEGTQGKGVVLAETKKAAESVINAFKSLNANILVQEFIKEANGKDIRCFVIDGKVVAAIQREAMPGEFRANIHLGGTASILKITSEEKRIAIKAAKAMDLKVAGVDIIRSSKGPLLLEVNSSPGLEGIEGATNKDVAGEMIKAIEKNFRLK
- a CDS encoding DUF421 domain-containing protein — translated: MNPYLDIVIRSASVYFFMVIALRIFGKKELSQLNTADVILILLISNAVQNAMVGSDTSLLGGLAAAAVLFVINYVLKKLTYKSKFLHNLLLEKPEVLVHNGHIDFKSLSKLNITSDELEEAMREHGVAHYKDVKLAMLEIDGTISIISQDKEHLKQTIYKRKHNHKNFQK
- a CDS encoding XRE family transcriptional regulator, producing the protein MTHNNSDQKIHQGRNIKRFREMLGIKQEVLAFELGEDWNQKKISLLEQKEAIETNILQQVSQILKIPVEAIENFDEEQAINIIASNFHGDAVAYAENYKCTINPIDKIIELHDEKIALYERMLKEKDEMMLRLEKLIQNK
- a CDS encoding SMI1/KNR4 family protein encodes the protein MKESNHTFVTEQIERIKNKLILAKNTDKDLKVFGASDHKYLLGEVVSSEAVLQFETEYSIQLPSSYKAFLMNIGNGGESFSSSGAGPFYGIYPLGKGVNEFITENPKEYLKGDCILHPKMTDEDWENLTEKIEEDEISDEDYNIELGKIYGGILPIGTQGCSSYHAIVLNGEFKGRVVNINTERYTPQFTFESNFLDWYERWLDEVISEDLMQETAGWFGYSMGGSALDILEAYFSTSDNETRKDCLTGILKKQKLAPAILDTIEEEFRINDVEVQTELLQILTKFDYERAFPYLIDFADVSLLDVLQFVFWYAKDKSTDWLGVIESNIESINDDETFRFCVYLLKEMNIDYGYLIIPFTKNDNEEIRVTTYYMLGQLSNKNSYLDTFIVGLNDASNRVLHTALQALNGVEDKRLLKHYKNIAERFPKEKDYILVNLNLRLRPFGLTNTTIKDLALDS